DNA sequence from the Pseudomonas fluorescens Q2-87 genome:
TTGGACGCTGGCGACAGTGCGAGGCCAAGGTTTACCAGCCTGAACCTTCGCTGGCAAGGCCTTGATGGCGGAAACGGCTGCATCACGGTTGGCGAAGCTGCCGTAGGTGATGACATACAGCGGCTTGCCATTGAGCACTTTCTTGAAATAGCGGTACTCGCCGCCCTGTTCCTTGACGAAGTTTTGCGCCGTCGCTTCAGAGCTGGTGCCGAGGATCTGCACCACGTAGTTGCCTGGCGCCTGACCGGCGTACCAGTTGCCGCCAGCGGCCTTGGCCGGGGCAGCTGGCTTGGCCGCTGGCGCCGGTGCCGCCGGTTTGGCCGCAGGCGCCGGAACCGGTGCAGGCTTGGCGGTTGCCACTTGGGTAGGCGCCGGGGTCGGCTTGGCAGGCTGCGCCGGAGCGGGCGTCGGCGCTGGGCCGGCCGGCACGCCCACAGGCGGTGCCGTAGTGGTCACGGTTGGCGGGGTGTCGCTGCTGTCGTCAATTGGCGGGGCTGCGCCGTCGTCGCCTTCGGTGATGCCGCCGGCAGCTTCGGCCAGGGGACCACGCATTACCGGCTGCGACTGGCCGACCAGCGGTAGCGGCATCGGCTGGGTGTTACCGGCAAATTCCACTGCCGGCGCCCCACCGTTGGGTTTCGGCGTGCCCTGGCCGAGGGGCAGTTGTGCCTGTTCGTTGGCTGGCGTACCCGTGGTTGGCGCCTTGTTGCGACCCGGCATCAGCCAGGCGGCGGCGACCGCGACCACGACCACGGCGGAAATCGCCAATACGTGTTTCTTCGGCATATTGAACCCCATACTTGGACGCTTCACCGCAGAGCGGCTGGCAATCATGACTTCGATCAGAGCATCGCGGGCAACCTGGTTGATGTTCCCAGGCCAGCCGTCGGAGCTTTCGTGAATCTCAGAGATCTGATCGGCGGTGAAAAGTTCGATACCCCGGCCAGCACCTTCAAGACGCTGGGCAAGGTATTCGCGGGTCTCTTCCTCGGTGTAGGGCGCCAGCTCGATGACGTGGAAGCGCTCTTCTTCGAGGTTCAATTGATCCAGATCGGCGATCAACGACGACTCACCGAACAGGAACACATGCGGACGGCCTTCCGGCGCACCGGCCGCCAGGGCCAGCAGGGCTTCGAGGGCCGACTCGTCGAGTTGCTCGGCGTCGTCCACCAGCAGATAGACTTCCTGCCCGGTCAGCGCCAGTTGCACGATCTGGTCGACAATCGCGCCGACCTCGGCTTGGCCGACATTCAGTGCCTGGGCCACCTGGCGCAACACTCCGACGGCATCGCCAGCACCGCGGGCAGACACCACCACGCTTTGCACTGACTGCTTGTTGGTGCTGGCCACCAGGGCCTGGCGCAGCAAGGTCTTGCCGCTGCCCTGGGGGCCGGTGACCACCAGGAGCAACTGGCTGTAGCGCGCCAGGTGATGCAACTGACCCAGCACCGGCTTGCGCTGGGCAGGGAAGAACTTGAAGCCCGGAACCCGAGGAGCGAAAGGGTCATGACTCAACTGAAAATGGCCGAGGAACGCCTCGTCGGCATGCAAACTAGTCATCGGAATCTTATTAACCTTTAAGCTGAGCCAGGGCGCGGTAGTCCGCTCCCAGCGTGGCCTGTAGAACCTCTTTCGGATAATCGTCGGTCACCACCGCTTCGCCCATGTGGCGCAGCAGCACCAGGCGCAGACGACCGTCGATCACTTTTTTGTCGATTGCCATGTGTTCAAGAAAATCCGCCTCGGTCATTTCCTCGGGCGGAACCACCGGCAGCCCGGCGCGTTGGAACAGGCGAATGCCGCGATCACGCTCCTGTTCGCTGATCCAGCCCAGGCGCGCGGACATTTCCAGGGCCATGACCGTACCGGCCGCAACCGCTTCACCATGCAGCCAGACACCATAGCCCATGTGGGTTTCGATGGCATGGCCAAAGGTGTGGCCCAGGTTGAGCGTGGCGCGCACCCCCGACTCACGCTCATCGGCGCCGACCACGGCAGCCTTGGCGGCGCAAGAGCGCTGGATCGCATAGGTCAGGGCCACTTGCTCCAGCGCCCGCAGGCGGTCGACGTTCTCTTCCAGCCAACCCAGGAACGGCTCGTCGCAGATCAGCCCGTACTTGATGACTTCCGCGAGTCCCGCAGACAGCTCCCGCGCCGGCAAGGTATTGAGGGTGGCGGTATCGATCAGCACCACGTTGGGCTGATAGAAAGCGCCAACCATGTTCTTGCCCAGCGGATGGTTGATGCCGGTCTTGCCGCCCACCGACGAATCGACCTGGGACAACAACGTAGTAGGGATCTGGATGAAATCGACGCCACGCTGATAACAGGCGGCGGCAAAGCCGGCCATGTCGCCGATCACCCCGCCGCCCAGGGCGACCACCGTAGTCCGGCGGTCATGGCGTGCAGTCAGCAGGCCATCGAAAATAAGTTGCAGGGTTTCCCAGTTCTTGAAGGCTTCGCCATCGGGCAACACCACGGAGATGACCGAGTAGGCCGACAGGCTGCGGGTCAGGCGTTCCAGATACAGAGGGGCGACGGTTTCGTTGGAGATGATCGCCACTTGCCGTCCGGCGATATGCGGCGCCAGCAGTTCGGGCTGGTCCAGCAAGCCTTCGCCAATGTGAATCGGGTAGCTACGCTCGCCCAGGTCGACCTTAAGTGTCTGCATGTGTCCCCACAGTGAAGATGGAATCAGGCGTCCTGCCTGCAATTAACGAAAGTCCACGGTGCTTGTTCTGACGCCAAGTGATAGCCAACCGCCACGCCCCAGGCGGACCAAAACGGGACGTCGAGGATAGCGCATTTCGCCAGGCGCATTAACGGGGCGGCAGTAGTTGAAGGCGATCGAGAATATCCAGCACGACCATTCGCGGCGGCCGCTCGTCGGTTTCCACCACCAGGTCGGCAATTTCCCGATACAGCGGATCGCGCAGTTCCAGCAGATCGCGCAGGGTCTTGGCCGGGTCGGCGGTGCGCAACAACGGCCGGTTGCGATCCCGCGCGGTGCGGCCAACCTGCTGCTCGACGGAGGCGTGCAAATAGACCACCCGACCGCCGGCGTGCAATGCCCGACGATTGGCTTCGCGCATGACCGCGCCGCCGCCGGTGGCCAGCACCACGCCATCGAACGCGCACAGCTCGGCGATCATCGCCTGCTCACGGTCACGAAAGCCTGGCTCGCCTTCCTTGTCGAAAATCCATGGGATATTGGCGCCCGTGCGCAATTCAATTTCCTTGTCGGAATCTTTGAATGGCAGGCGCAGCTCTTTGGCCAGCAAACGGCCGATGGTGCTTTTTCCAGCGCCCATCGGCCCTACAAGAATCAAATTTCGCACAGAATCAACGACTCACAGCAATCGCCTGGTTGTTCATGATACGCGGAGTGAGGAACACCAGCAGCTCGGATTTTTTCTCCGAAACCACATCACGCCGGAAAAGGCGGCCAAGATACGGCACATCGCCAAGAAATGGCACCTTATCTACAACCTTGCTCTGAGTATTTGAGAAAACCCCGCCAATCACAATGGTCTCGCCATCATTGACCAGCACCTTGGCGTTGACCTCGTTTTTCTTGATCGGCGGTACTTCCTGCACCTTGTTCAAGTAGTCCGGCTCATCCTTGGTGACCTTGACCTCCATGATGATGCGGTTGTCCGGGGTGATTTGCGGGGTGACTTCCAGTGACAGCGAGGCCTCCTTGAACGACACCGACGTGGCACCGCTGGAGCTGGCTTCCTGGTAGGGAATCTCGGTGCCCTTGAGGATTTTCGCGGTCTCCTTGTCGGATGTCACCACTTTGGGCTGGGAGACGATTTCGCCGTTGCCGGTTTTCTCCATGGCCGTCAGCTCAAGGTCCAGCAAGACGTTGTCGGTAATGAAGGCGATGCCGATCCCCGAGGTGTTACCCGAGGCGCCCATGTCGACGAACGGCTGGTTGGTACTGGTGCTGCCCGGCGTGCCAATGGTGGTGGAGCTGCCGTTGGTGACGCCGGAGGAATTCCAGTTGCCCTGGTTCTGTACCGAACCACCCCAGCGCACGCCCAGGCTTTTGTCGTAGTCGACGTTGGCCTCGACAATCCGCGCCTCGATCATCACCTGGCGCACCGGAATATCCAGCTGCGCCACGATCCGCCGCAGTTCGTCGAGTCGATCCTGGGTCTGGTAGGCAATGATGTTGTTGGTTCGCTCATCGACTGTGATCGTGCCGCGCTCATCGGCTTTCGCCTCGGCACTGGTCACCGACTGGAAGAGCTTGGCGATGTCCGCCGCTTTGGCATAGTTGACCTGCAACAACTCGCGCCGCAGCGGCGCCAGGTCGGCGATCTGTTTCTGGGACTCCAGCTCCTGGCGTTCACGCGCGGCAATTTCGTCGGCCGGAGCCACGAGCAGCACGTTGCCGACCTTGCGCTTGTCCAGCCCCTTGGTCTTGAGCACCAGGTCCAGCGCCTGGTCCCAGGGAACATTCTGCAACCGCAGGGTGATGCCGCCCTGCACCGTGTCGCTGGCCACCAGGTTCAGGTTGGTGAAGTCGGCGATCAGTTGCAGGACCGAACGCACTTCGATGTCTTGAAAGTTGAGCGAAAGCTTTTCACCACTGTAGGCGGCGCGATCGGTATTGCGTTTTTGCAGGTCCTCGACCGTCATCGGACGAACGCTGACGGTGAGCTTGTTATCCGTCTGGTAGGTCGAGTAATCGAACGTGCCGCTGGGTTCGATACTGATGGTCGCCCGGTCGCTGCCGGCGCTGGCGTTGACGAACTGCACCGGGGTGGCGAAATCCTTGACGTCCAGGCGCACCCGCAGCGGCTCGGGCAACTGCGTCCTGGCAAAACTGAGGATAATCTTGCCTTCGCGCTCCTGGATATCAGGCGCGATGGAGGGATCTGACAGATCGATCACCACGTTGCCTTCGCCCTGGGTCCCGCGCTGGAAATCCACCCCACGGATAGCCTTGCCCACCGGCGCGTTGCTTTTCACCGGCGCCGCGCTCGCAACCGCCGGACGAGGTGCCTGGGCGGCAGCCTTCGGTGCGGCGCCCTTGCCAACCACGACGAACAGGTTATTACCTTCGACTCGGGTGTTATACGGTGCCAATTGGGTCAGGCCAATAATCAGTCGGGTGCGGTCACCGGCCTCGACCACGGTGGCGCTGCGTGCGTTACCGCCGCCGAGATCATGACTCTTGCTGGCCAGTTGGCTGGTCACGCCCGGCAGGTCCAGCGCAATCCGGGCCGGCTGTTCGGTGGTGTAGCCCCGGGGCGTGGGCGGCGGGGCGTCGAAGGAGAGTTTCAACTCGACGCGGTCCCCCGGCAATGCCGCGACGTCCAGCGTCTTCAGACTGGCCGCATGAACCATCGGCGACACCAGCGCTATCCATAGCGAAATACCGAAGGCTGATATAAACCTGTTCATTGTTGGGGTTCCACGATTGAGTGCTCTTTCAAGGGAATGGTTCGCGGTCGCTCCAGCCAGGCACCCTCGCCATCGGGAACGATTTCGATCACATCGACCTGGGTCGCGCCGATGGCGGTGATCCGCCCGTCGTTGCGCCCCAGATAGTCACCGACCTTGAGCCGATGCACCCCGCCCGCCCCCCGCAGGAGCGCGAAGGAACCGCTGGCGTTGGCGATCGTGCCGACCATTTCGAATTGTTCGATGTTGAAGCCTTCCAGGTACTGCTTGACTCGGTTGGGGTCGGGCCGGACGTTGCGCGAACCCTTCTGCCGCTCGGCCTGGTCCACCCGAACCTGCCTGGAAAAGGGGCTGCGCAGGTTGGCGGCGCTGTAAGTGAAGGTTTCGTAGGGCCTGAAGGTCGGCGTTGGCTCGATCTTGCCCGGTGGGCGCAGGCGCACTTCGTTCATGTAGGCGTCCAGGTCGCTGAAACCGTTGTCGTCGTTACAGCCCGCCAGCGCGACCAGGCCTGCCAGCAGGCAAAAGCGGCAGACCGGCTTCATGGCTGCGCCTCCTGCTCGTTATAGCGGTAGGTCTTGGCCTGGATACTCATGCGAAGCTTCGTTCCTGCCTCGGGCTCCATCGGCGCGATCTCGAAATCGTGCAACGTGACGATCCGGGGCAGGCCGGCCACACCGCTGACGAACGTCGCCAGGTCGTGGTAGCCGCCGGTCACGGTGATCTGGATCGGTAGCTCGATGTAGAACGGTTGGGTGACCTCGGGCAGCAACTTGATTTCCTCGAACTCCAGGCCACTGCCCAGGCCGGTCCGGGTGATGTCTTCCAGCAGGCCCGGCACCTCGGTGTCGCTGGGCAACTGCCGCAGCAGCACACCGAAAGAGGTTTCCATCTGCTTCATCTGCTCGGTGTAGCGTTCGAGGTTGGCAGCCATGTGGGCCTTGCCTTCGAACTGCGCCTTGAGGGTGTTTTCCTCCTCCCGCACCTGCTGCAACCGATCTTGCAGGTCGCTCAAGGCAAAGTTATAGCCCAGCCCCAATACCAGGATCACCAGCAGGATGCCGGCCAGCCACTTGATGGGCGCCGGCCAGGAACCGATGTTGTTGGTGTCCAGGTCGCTGAGTTCGATCTTGCGCAGCGCGTCAAACCATTCCCCCGGCTTCATTGGGCGTCCTCCCCATCAGCCGGACGGGTCTGGCGAACCGTCAGTTGGAAAACGTTGGCCTGGTCGACCTGGCCGGCCGTGGTGGCCTTGACCTCCGTCAGGCTGGGGGCATCGAACAGGTCCGACGCATCCAGGTTACGCATCAGGTCCGAGACGCGGTTGTTCGACTCCGCAGCGCCCTTGATTGAAAGCGTCCGGTCTTCCATCTTCACCTCAGTGAAATAGACACCGTCCGGCAAGGTCCTCGCCAACTGGTCGAAGATGCGCCCGCTGACCGGCCGGTTGCCCTGCAAGTCCTGGATTATCCGCATGCGCTCCAGCAGTTGCTGGCGACGGGCTTTCAGTTCGCTGATCTGCTTGATGCGCTCGTCCAGCACGGCGATCTGTTCCGAGAGATGAGTGTTGCGAGCCAGTTGATGGTCAATGGCGCTGTCGAGGTACTGGACGACGATCAGTGTCAGGCCCACCGCGCCGACCAATGCCCCCACCAACGCCAGCAGAAAACGCTTGCGGCGCTCTTCGCGAAGTTCTTCGCGCCACGGAAGCAGATTGATCCGCGCCATCAGTCAAAACTCCTGAGGGCCAGCCCACAGGCAATCATTAGCGCGGGCGCGTCACTGGCCAGGGCGCCGGCATTGACCTTGCTGCCCAGCGCCATGTTGGTGAACGGGTTGGCCACCTGGGTCGGCGTCCCCAGGCGTTGCTCGATCAGCCGATCCAGGCCGGCCACCGAAGCCGTACCGCCGGCCAACAGGATGTGATCCACCGCGCTGTACTGGCCCGACGCGAAGAAAAATTGCAGCGACCGCGACACCTGCTGCACCAGCGCCTCGCGAAAGGGCTGCAGTACCTCGGCGAGGTAATCGTCCGGCAAGCCGCCCTGCTTTTTTGCCAGGCCCGCCTGCTCGGGCGTCAGGCCATAGCGGCGCTGGATTTCCTCGGTGAGCTGGCGGCCGCCGAACAGCTGCTCGCGGGTATAGATGATGCGCCCGTTGTGCAGCACGCTGAGGGTGGTCATGGTGGCGCCGATATCGATGACCGCGACGGTCAGCCTTTCCTGGGAAGCGGCCAGTTGCGTGGCCAGCAGGCCGAAGGCACGCTCCAGCGCGTAGGCCTCCACGTCGACGACGCGCGCCGTCAGCCCGGCCAGGGCCAGCGCGGCCTCACGGACCTCGACGTTTTCCTTGCGGCAGGCAGCCAGCAGCACTTCCACTCGCTCGGCGTTGCGCGGCGATACGCCCTGGACCTCGAAATCGATGGCCACCTCGTCCAGCGGGTAGGGTATGTATTGATCAGCCTCGATCTTCAGCTGGTTTTCCATCTCGTCGTCGGACAACCCGGCATCCATCTCGATGGTCTTGGTGATGACTGCAGAACCCGCCACGGCCACCGCGACGCTACGCAAGGGCGTCCTGGCCTTGGCCAGCACGCGCGACAATGCCTGCCCCACGCCTTCGAGCTCGGCGATGTTCTTCTCGACCACAGCGTTGGCGGGCAACGGTTCGACCGCATAGGACTCGACGCGGTATCGGTCCCCCTGACGGCTCAACTCGAGCAGTTTCACCGACGTCGAGCTGATGTCGATTCCCAGAAGCGCATGGGCTTTTTTATTGAAGAGTCGTAGCACTACCAATTCCCTATGACTATCCGTGAGTTACGGACTCTCTAATATGCGTTGCGTTCCATCACCGCGGTCCGACAGACGTCCGGATGGCATTCCTGACGAAAAAAAATGCTTATAATGCCCAGCGTTTTTTTCGCTTTGTTGCAAGCACGGGTCCTTCCCTGCACCTGGCGCCTTTTTTCATTCTTTGCCTGGATATCCAAAAGCCTTGATTCGTCTGCTGAAATTTTTCGGATGGTCCATCGTCGCCGTTTTCTGCGGACTGCTCTTGGGCCTGAGCGGTGCGTATCTTTACCTTAGTCCGGGATTGCCGTCCGTGGAGGCGCTGAGAAGCATTCAGTTGCAGATTCCCCTGCGGGTGTACAGCAGCGACAACAAGCTGATCGCCGAATTTGGCGAAATGCGCCGCACACCGATCCGTTTCGCCGACATTCCGCCCAATTTCATCAATGCGTTACTAAGTGCTGAAGACGACAATTTCGCCAATCACTATGGCGTCGATCCCGGCAGCCTGATGCGCGCCGCCAGCCAGCTGGTCAAGAGCGGACATATACAGTCCGGCGGCAGCACC
Encoded proteins:
- a CDS encoding AAA family ATPase, coding for MTSLHADEAFLGHFQLSHDPFAPRVPGFKFFPAQRKPVLGQLHHLARYSQLLLVVTGPQGSGKTLLRQALVASTNKQSVQSVVVSARGAGDAVGVLRQVAQALNVGQAEVGAIVDQIVQLALTGQEVYLLVDDAEQLDESALEALLALAAGAPEGRPHVFLFGESSLIADLDQLNLEEERFHVIELAPYTEEETREYLAQRLEGAGRGIELFTADQISEIHESSDGWPGNINQVARDALIEVMIASRSAVKRPSMGFNMPKKHVLAISAVVVVAVAAAWLMPGRNKAPTTGTPANEQAQLPLGQGTPKPNGGAPAVEFAGNTQPMPLPLVGQSQPVMRGPLAEAAGGITEGDDGAAPPIDDSSDTPPTVTTTAPPVGVPAGPAPTPAPAQPAKPTPAPTQVATAKPAPVPAPAAKPAAPAPAAKPAAPAKAAGGNWYAGQAPGNYVVQILGTSSEATAQNFVKEQGGEYRYFKKVLNGKPLYVITYGSFANRDAAVSAIKALPAKVQAGKPWPRTVASVQQELAATR
- the aroB gene encoding 3-dehydroquinate synthase, encoding MQTLKVDLGERSYPIHIGEGLLDQPELLAPHIAGRQVAIISNETVAPLYLERLTRSLSAYSVISVVLPDGEAFKNWETLQLIFDGLLTARHDRRTTVVALGGGVIGDMAGFAAACYQRGVDFIQIPTTLLSQVDSSVGGKTGINHPLGKNMVGAFYQPNVVLIDTATLNTLPARELSAGLAEVIKYGLICDEPFLGWLEENVDRLRALEQVALTYAIQRSCAAKAAVVGADERESGVRATLNLGHTFGHAIETHMGYGVWLHGEAVAAGTVMALEMSARLGWISEQERDRGIRLFQRAGLPVVPPEEMTEADFLEHMAIDKKVIDGRLRLVLLRHMGEAVVTDDYPKEVLQATLGADYRALAQLKG
- the aroK gene encoding shikimate kinase AroK; translation: MRNLILVGPMGAGKSTIGRLLAKELRLPFKDSDKEIELRTGANIPWIFDKEGEPGFRDREQAMIAELCAFDGVVLATGGGAVMREANRRALHAGGRVVYLHASVEQQVGRTARDRNRPLLRTADPAKTLRDLLELRDPLYREIADLVVETDERPPRMVVLDILDRLQLLPPR
- the pilQ gene encoding type IV pilus secretin PilQ; its protein translation is MNRFISAFGISLWIALVSPMVHAASLKTLDVAALPGDRVELKLSFDAPPPTPRGYTTEQPARIALDLPGVTSQLASKSHDLGGGNARSATVVEAGDRTRLIIGLTQLAPYNTRVEGNNLFVVVGKGAAPKAAAQAPRPAVASAAPVKSNAPVGKAIRGVDFQRGTQGEGNVVIDLSDPSIAPDIQEREGKIILSFARTQLPEPLRVRLDVKDFATPVQFVNASAGSDRATISIEPSGTFDYSTYQTDNKLTVSVRPMTVEDLQKRNTDRAAYSGEKLSLNFQDIEVRSVLQLIADFTNLNLVASDTVQGGITLRLQNVPWDQALDLVLKTKGLDKRKVGNVLLVAPADEIAARERQELESQKQIADLAPLRRELLQVNYAKAADIAKLFQSVTSAEAKADERGTITVDERTNNIIAYQTQDRLDELRRIVAQLDIPVRQVMIEARIVEANVDYDKSLGVRWGGSVQNQGNWNSSGVTNGSSTTIGTPGSTSTNQPFVDMGASGNTSGIGIAFITDNVLLDLELTAMEKTGNGEIVSQPKVVTSDKETAKILKGTEIPYQEASSSGATSVSFKEASLSLEVTPQITPDNRIIMEVKVTKDEPDYLNKVQEVPPIKKNEVNAKVLVNDGETIVIGGVFSNTQSKVVDKVPFLGDVPYLGRLFRRDVVSEKKSELLVFLTPRIMNNQAIAVSR
- a CDS encoding pilus assembly protein PilP, whose product is MKPVCRFCLLAGLVALAGCNDDNGFSDLDAYMNEVRLRPPGKIEPTPTFRPYETFTYSAANLRSPFSRQVRVDQAERQKGSRNVRPDPNRVKQYLEGFNIEQFEMVGTIANASGSFALLRGAGGVHRLKVGDYLGRNDGRITAIGATQVDVIEIVPDGEGAWLERPRTIPLKEHSIVEPQQ
- the pilO gene encoding type 4a pilus biogenesis protein PilO; amino-acid sequence: MKPGEWFDALRKIELSDLDTNNIGSWPAPIKWLAGILLVILVLGLGYNFALSDLQDRLQQVREEENTLKAQFEGKAHMAANLERYTEQMKQMETSFGVLLRQLPSDTEVPGLLEDITRTGLGSGLEFEEIKLLPEVTQPFYIELPIQITVTGGYHDLATFVSGVAGLPRIVTLHDFEIAPMEPEAGTKLRMSIQAKTYRYNEQEAQP
- a CDS encoding PilN domain-containing protein, with translation MARINLLPWREELREERRKRFLLALVGALVGAVGLTLIVVQYLDSAIDHQLARNTHLSEQIAVLDERIKQISELKARRQQLLERMRIIQDLQGNRPVSGRIFDQLARTLPDGVYFTEVKMEDRTLSIKGAAESNNRVSDLMRNLDASDLFDAPSLTEVKATTAGQVDQANVFQLTVRQTRPADGEDAQ
- a CDS encoding pilus assembly protein PilM, translated to MLRLFNKKAHALLGIDISSTSVKLLELSRQGDRYRVESYAVEPLPANAVVEKNIAELEGVGQALSRVLAKARTPLRSVAVAVAGSAVITKTIEMDAGLSDDEMENQLKIEADQYIPYPLDEVAIDFEVQGVSPRNAERVEVLLAACRKENVEVREAALALAGLTARVVDVEAYALERAFGLLATQLAASQERLTVAVIDIGATMTTLSVLHNGRIIYTREQLFGGRQLTEEIQRRYGLTPEQAGLAKKQGGLPDDYLAEVLQPFREALVQQVSRSLQFFFASGQYSAVDHILLAGGTASVAGLDRLIEQRLGTPTQVANPFTNMALGSKVNAGALASDAPALMIACGLALRSFD